ATATAATCCTAAAAAATGAATAAATTTCTAAACAGGTTTGTTAATTTCTGGTATTCCGAAATCAGTCTTACGGTTTTCCTGATATCTATAATACTTCTAAACTTTTTGATTATTCCCGTTTCGGACAAATTTGATTCAGGTTCAATCATTGAAAAATCTCTTTATTTGTTAGTTATAATTTCCGGAGCTTCGGCTTTGACTGAAAACAAAGTTTTCAAATTTATTGTAACTGCATTTTCGGTTATGGCTTTCATTGTATGGATATTCAACAGAAATCATAATATACACCTGCTTAATATTGTTGATGCATCATCGCAGATGTTGTTTTTCCTATTACTTTTGATACTGATTTTGATTCGAGTGTTTAAAGGAGGTATCTTTACAATGGAAAGGCTAGGCGGTGCCATAGCAGGATTTCTACTGACAGCAAACGTTTTCACGGCTGCCTATCAGATGATGAGCCTGATTTATGGTGACGGCGTATTTAATGTCAGTAACGTAAACATAGCAGGTCTAAACCATTTCAGTTTTATTACTATAACTACTGTCGGATACGGTGATATAACTCCAGTGCACCCATTTGTACGTTCTTTGAGCAACCTCGAGGCAGTTATCGGTCAGCTTTATCCTGCAGTACTTATTGCAAGACTGATATCGCTCAAACCTCAAAAGAAGCAAGGTGATAAAAATATAAATGTGTAATGATATTTTATACAATTGAATTATATTCAATATTTCTATAAGTTTGATAAAATAATTTTATTTCCCTATTAAACAATAATTAGGAGCAAAAATGATTTCAAGGATTTCCATTTTTCTTTTGTTGATAACAGCCCTTTTAATTTCTTCCTGCGGGAAAAAGGAAGTTACAGCACCCGTACCTCCAGAAATTAAATTCATTACATCTATAGAAAAGGATGTTCCTGTTAAACAGGAATGGGTAGGACAAACACTCGGTGCGGAGGATATTGAAGTTCG
The Ignavibacteria bacterium DNA segment above includes these coding regions:
- a CDS encoding potassium channel family protein, producing MNKFLNRFVNFWYSEISLTVFLISIILLNFLIIPVSDKFDSGSIIEKSLYLLVIISGASALTENKVFKFIVTAFSVMAFIVWIFNRNHNIHLLNIVDASSQMLFFLLLLILILIRVFKGGIFTMERLGGAIAGFLLTANVFTAAYQMMSLIYGDGVFNVSNVNIAGLNHFSFITITTVGYGDITPVHPFVRSLSNLEAVIGQLYPAVLIARLISLKPQKKQGDKNINV